In Spinacia oleracea cultivar Varoflay chromosome 5, BTI_SOV_V1, whole genome shotgun sequence, a single window of DNA contains:
- the LOC110795458 gene encoding uncharacterized protein, with product MNSDSNSSSSSSSGLFDYMVNDFVEWHESITERRKEDELIEEAINTSVVPLVTSTYQVPFTPEPTYQRWYVPRDREDADIRLYNDYFSPRPLYTDDMFHRRFRMRKNVFTRIVNQLRESNVYFQQRPDDTGRLGASPLQKCTAAIRMLAYGTSADAVDEYHKLASSTARECLYHFVEGVVSEFGPEYLRRANTTDTKRLLRESHIRGFPGMMGSIDCMHWEWKNCPRAWKGMYQGRSKTSTIILEAVASQDLWIWHAFFGTPGSCNDINVLQRSPVFSDICEGRAPDVSFNVNGNTYNMGYYLTDGIYLKWATFIPTIKHPQTGKHKLFTKKQESYRKDVERAFGVLQARFAIIRQPGLAWSTEILWKIVMACIIMHNMIVEDERDGYLHYDASEFINDQPQNVVGSSNGNNNQPFIVRNGRLDRLNLSGYMANRNNVRDRETHIALKNDLVEHIWGRFGNE from the coding sequence ATGAACTCTGATTCAAATTCTTCTAGTTCATCTAGTTCAGGGTTATTTGACTACATGGTGAACGACTTTGTAGAGTGGCATGAATCAATTACTGAAAGGCGAAAAGAAGATGAATTGATCGAGGAAGCGATCAATACATCTGTTGTTCCCCTGGTAACCTCTACTTATCAGGTCCCCTTCACTCCTGAACCTACGTACCAAAGGTGGTATGTACCAAGAGATCGAGAAGATGCTGATATACGGCTATATAACGACTACTTTAGTCCCCGACCATTGTACACAGACGATATGTTTCACCGACGATTTCGCATGCGTAAAAATGTGTTCACACGCATTGTTAACCAGTTAAGAGAAAGTAATGTTTACTTTCAACAAAGGCCAGATGACACCGGAAGACTAGGTGCATCCCCCCTCCAAAAATGCACTGCAGCAATTCGAATGTTAGCATACGGTACATCAGCCGATGCAGTTGACGAATATCATAAACTCGCGTCAAGTACTGCAAGGGAATGTCTCTATCACTTTGTTGAAGGGGTCGTCTCTGAATTTGGACCGGAGTATTTGAGGAGGGCGAATACTACGGATACTAAGCGACTCCTCCGCGAAAGTCATATTCGTGGATTTCCTGGCATGATGGGAAGCATTGATTGTATGCACTGGGAGTGGAAAAATTGTCCACGTGCATGGAAAGGAATGTATCAAGGGAGAAGTAAAACATCGACTATAATCTTAGAGGCTGTTGCTTCACAAGACTTGTGGATATGGCATGCTTTCTTTGGTACACCAGGTTCTTGTAATGATATAAATGTCCTCCAGCGGTCACCGGTGTTCTCTGATATTTGTGAGGGTAGAGCTCCAGATGTCAGCTTCAATGTCAACGGAAATACATACAATATGGGATATTATCTTACCGACGGTATCTATCTAAAATGGGCAACATTTATCCCAACAATCAAACATCCACAAACCGGTAAGCATAAATTATTTACCAAGAAGCAAGAGAGTTACCGAAAGGACGTTGAACGTGCCTTTGGAGTGTTACAAGCTCGATTTGCAATAATACGTCAACCAGGTCTAGCTTGGTCGACTGAAATTTTATGGAAAATCGTAATGGCATGTATTATCATGCACAATATGATTGTCGAAGATGAGCGAGATGGATATTTGCATTACGATGCATCGGAATTTATCAATGATCAACCTCAAAATGTAGTTGGATCATCAAACGGTAACAACAACCAACCATTTATCGTGAGAAATGGACGATTGGATAGGCTCAATTTAAGTGGTTATATGGCGAACAGAAATAATGTTCGTGATAGGGAGACCCATATTGCATTAAAAAATGACTTGGTTGAGCATATATGGGGTCGTTTCGGCAACGAATGA